One genomic region from Streptomyces venezuelae encodes:
- a CDS encoding beta-glucosidase family protein, with the protein MTDDVATQPEAPHSAWQDPALTAEARVDALIREMTLKEKTAQLYGVWVGASDEGAEVAPHQHDMEEPVDLDDLLPDGLGQLTRPFGTVPVDPALGALSLMRTQARISAANRFGIPAVAHEECLAGFAAWGATAYPVPLSWGATFDPALVREMAAAIGRDMRAVGVHQGLAPVLDVVRDARWGRVEETIGEDPYLVGTIATAYVQGLESAGVVATLKHFAGYSASRAGRNLAPVGMGARELADVILPPFEMAVRESGVRSVMHAYTDTDGIPSAADEQLLTGLLRDTWGFTGTVVADYFGIAFLKTLHGVAGTFGDAAGTALTAGVDVELPTVKTFGAPLLDGVRQGHVSETLVDRAVRRVLLQKARLGLLDPGWDPVPPALRGVDTTAGPDSLRGTVDLDPAANRELAGRIAERAVVLLRNDGTLPLDPRTPRRIALIGPNSEAPTAVLGCYSFPVHVGGQHPDAPLGIDLPTLREALAEEFPTAEVLVAHGTGIDDAGTEGFAEALALARRADVVVAALGDRAGLFGRGTSGEGCDAESLVLPGAQQQLLDALLDTGTPVVTTLLTGRPYALGRAADESAAVLQSFFPGEAGTAAIASVLSGRTGPSGRLPVSVPRHPGAQPSTYLASRLGHTSEVSSIDPTPAFGFGHGLTYTSFAWSDLTVEDTEVPTDGAVRLAFTVANAGDRAGTELVQLYLHDPVASVVQPLQRLVGYVRLDLAPGERKRIHAVVPADLASFTGRTGTRTVEPGELELRLSASSTDPRLTAQVTLTGPVRPLDHHRRLHADFEVRPHAVR; encoded by the coding sequence GTGACCGACGACGTGGCCACACAGCCCGAAGCCCCGCACTCCGCCTGGCAGGACCCCGCGCTGACCGCGGAAGCCCGTGTCGACGCGCTGATCCGTGAGATGACCCTGAAGGAGAAGACCGCCCAGCTGTACGGCGTGTGGGTCGGTGCCTCCGACGAGGGCGCCGAGGTCGCACCGCACCAGCACGACATGGAGGAGCCGGTCGACCTCGACGATCTGCTGCCCGACGGTCTCGGCCAGCTCACCCGGCCCTTCGGCACCGTCCCCGTCGACCCCGCGCTCGGCGCCCTGTCCCTGATGCGGACACAGGCGCGGATCTCCGCCGCGAACCGCTTCGGCATCCCGGCCGTCGCCCATGAGGAATGCCTCGCCGGCTTCGCCGCCTGGGGCGCCACCGCCTATCCCGTCCCCCTCTCCTGGGGAGCCACCTTCGACCCCGCGCTCGTACGGGAGATGGCCGCCGCGATCGGCCGCGACATGCGCGCGGTCGGCGTGCACCAGGGGCTCGCCCCCGTCCTCGACGTCGTCCGCGACGCCCGCTGGGGGCGCGTCGAGGAGACCATCGGCGAGGACCCGTACCTCGTCGGGACGATCGCCACCGCCTACGTCCAGGGGCTGGAGTCCGCCGGCGTCGTCGCCACCCTCAAGCACTTCGCCGGCTACTCGGCGTCCCGGGCGGGCCGCAACCTCGCCCCGGTCGGCATGGGCGCCAGGGAACTGGCCGACGTGATCCTGCCGCCGTTCGAGATGGCGGTCCGGGAGAGCGGTGTCCGGTCGGTGATGCACGCCTACACGGACACCGACGGGATTCCCTCGGCCGCCGACGAGCAGCTCCTCACCGGACTCCTGCGGGACACCTGGGGCTTCACCGGCACCGTCGTGGCCGACTACTTCGGAATCGCGTTCCTCAAGACCCTGCACGGCGTCGCCGGCACGTTCGGCGACGCGGCCGGCACCGCTCTCACCGCAGGAGTGGACGTGGAGCTCCCCACGGTCAAGACCTTCGGGGCGCCTCTCCTGGACGGGGTCCGGCAAGGACACGTCTCCGAGACGCTCGTGGACCGGGCTGTACGGCGAGTCCTCCTCCAGAAGGCCAGGCTCGGGCTTCTCGACCCCGGATGGGACCCGGTACCGCCGGCGCTGCGCGGGGTCGACACCACTGCAGGCCCCGACTCCCTCCGGGGCACGGTCGACCTGGACCCGGCCGCCAACCGTGAGCTGGCCGGCCGCATCGCCGAACGGGCGGTCGTGCTGCTCCGCAACGACGGCACCCTGCCGCTCGACCCGCGCACTCCCCGCCGGATCGCCCTGATCGGACCCAACTCCGAGGCCCCCACGGCCGTCCTCGGCTGCTACTCCTTCCCCGTCCACGTCGGCGGACAGCACCCCGACGCCCCTCTCGGCATCGACCTGCCCACCCTGCGCGAGGCCCTCGCCGAGGAGTTCCCCACCGCCGAGGTGCTCGTGGCGCACGGAACCGGCATCGACGACGCCGGGACCGAGGGCTTCGCCGAGGCCCTGGCACTCGCCCGCCGCGCCGATGTCGTCGTGGCGGCCCTCGGTGACCGCGCGGGGCTCTTCGGGCGGGGCACCAGCGGCGAGGGCTGCGACGCCGAGTCCCTCGTCCTCCCCGGAGCGCAGCAGCAGCTGCTCGACGCCCTCCTCGACACCGGGACACCGGTCGTGACGACCCTGCTGACCGGCCGGCCCTACGCGCTCGGCCGCGCGGCCGACGAGTCCGCCGCCGTCCTGCAGTCCTTCTTCCCCGGCGAGGCCGGGACGGCCGCCATCGCCTCCGTCCTCAGCGGACGGACCGGCCCGAGCGGCCGACTGCCCGTCAGCGTGCCCCGCCACCCCGGTGCCCAGCCGTCGACCTACCTGGCCTCCCGCCTCGGCCACACCAGCGAGGTCTCCAGCATCGACCCCACTCCGGCTTTCGGCTTCGGTCACGGCCTCACCTACACCTCCTTCGCCTGGAGCGACCTGACCGTCGAGGACACCGAAGTCCCCACGGACGGCGCGGTGCGGCTCGCCTTCACCGTGGCGAACGCCGGTGACCGCGCCGGCACCGAACTCGTCCAGCTGTATCTGCACGACCCGGTGGCCTCCGTGGTCCAGCCCCTACAGAGACTCGTCGGGTACGTACGTCTCGATCTGGCCCCCGGAGAAAGGAAGCGGATCCACGCGGTCGTCCCCGCGGACCTCGCGTCGTTCACCGGCAGGACGGGGACGCGCACCGTCGAACCGGGAGAGCTCGAGCTGAGGCTCAGCGCCTCCAGCACGGATCCGCGGCTGACCGCCCAGGTGACCCTGACCGGTCCGGTGCGGCCGCTGGACCACCACCGGCGCCTGCATGCCGACTTCGAGGTCCGCCCGCACGCCGTCCGCTGA